GTGTTGGATCTTTCGCGCGTTCTTGCGGGGCCGTATTGTTCCATGATGCTGGGGGATATGGGAGCGGATGTGATCAAGGTGGAGCGTCCTGGAGCCGGGGACGACACGCGCCAGTGGGGCCCTCCGGAAGCGGGTGGAGAAGCTGCTTATTACCTGTGTGTGAATCGGAACAAGCGCAGCATCACGGTGGATCTGAAAAAGGAAGAAGGCCGGGAAATCATTCGAACCCTGGCTTCTCAAAGCGATATTCTGATCGAAAACTATAAAGTGGGCACGTTGCCCAAGATAGGCCTGGGTTATGAAGATCTCAAAAAGATCAATCCCCGTTTGATCTATTGTTCCATTACCGGATTCGGTCAAAACGGGCCTTACAAGGACAAGCCCGGCTACGATTTCATGATTCAGGGCATGGGCGGTATCATGAGCATCACCGGGGATCCCGAAGGGCCTCCCATGAAGGTGGGCGTAGCCATTGTGGACATCACGGCCGGTCTTTTTGCGTGCAGCGCCATTTTGGCTGCCCTCTATCATAGGACCATCACCGGGCGAGGCCAATATATTGATATAGCCTTGCTGGACGCCGTGGTGGCCTGGCTGGCCAACGTCGGCAGCAACTATCTGGTTTCCGGAGAACTTCCGAAACGATACGGAAACGCTCACCCCAACATCGTGCCTTATGAACCGTTCAAGTGCAAAGACGGCACGTACGTCGCCCTTGCGGTGGGAAACGATCGACAATGGCAGGATTTTTGTCGTTTAGCCGGCTTGGAGTCTTTGGCGGATGATCCGCGGTTTGCCACCAACCCGCAGCGGGTCATTCACCGCAAGGAACTGATCCCTTTGGTCGCCCAAGCCATGTTGCAAAAGACCGGCAACGAATGGCTGGAAGCCCTGGATCGGCTCAAGATTCCTTGTGGGCCCATCAACACACTGGATCGAGTGTTTTCGGACCCTCAAGTGCTGGCTCGAGAAATGGTGGCGGAGGTCCCCCATCCGACGGCCGGTTCCGTCAAGCTGGTGGCAAGCCCCATGAAGTTTTCGGAAACACCCTGTGTCATTGA
This genomic window from Desulfosoma sp. contains:
- a CDS encoding CaiB/BaiF CoA-transferase family protein; this translates as MTSEARALSGIKVLDLSRVLAGPYCSMMLGDMGADVIKVERPGAGDDTRQWGPPEAGGEAAYYLCVNRNKRSITVDLKKEEGREIIRTLASQSDILIENYKVGTLPKIGLGYEDLKKINPRLIYCSITGFGQNGPYKDKPGYDFMIQGMGGIMSITGDPEGPPMKVGVAIVDITAGLFACSAILAALYHRTITGRGQYIDIALLDAVVAWLANVGSNYLVSGELPKRYGNAHPNIVPYEPFKCKDGTYVALAVGNDRQWQDFCRLAGLESLADDPRFATNPQRVIHRKELIPLVAQAMLQKTGNEWLEALDRLKIPCGPINTLDRVFSDPQVLAREMVAEVPHPTAGSVKLVASPMKFSETPCVIERHPPLLGEHTEEVLRSVLGYSEEKIQKLREQGVI